AGGCAAGTTGCATTTCCCAACTCGTTTTTAAATATACCTCGTGTTCCGCGTAGCCATAGATTCCCAAGGGCAAAGTCATATTGATGAGAGGATCTTTTGTTTTAAAATTGCGGCTGTTTTTTCCTGTTTCTGTGAAGCTTCCTTGAGTAGACCGTACCCACAAAGTTTTGATGAAAGGACGGAATTGTAAATTCAAAATAGCTCGTTCACGGAACATACAGCGAAGCTCACTTCCTAGAGTATGGCTGTGGAAATCTCCTTCGGATAAGGCGTTTGTTGTTTGATTTTTTGTTTTTACATGGTTTTGAGAATACGCATAACCCAAAGATGCTGACGTAAGGAGATTTTCATAAAACCAAGGGATTTGCAGCTGTGCTCCAGCAAAGTAACAATTTGCAGAGACTTTGTCTTTTGACTCTGACTCTTTGATTTCACTATAGAACTGAGAGAAGCTTAATGCGAAGCTACGGTTTGTTTCTGTAGAACGTGAAGCTTGAGTAGCATAGCCTTTAGAAAATAGCTCAAATCCAGGTTTTGCATTGCGAGTTTTCTGCGAGACATAGGCTCCTGACCCACCACCAGCCACTTCTAGAGAGCTTCTGTTGGGGGGGGGGGTGAAGCCATGTAAACCCGTGATTGTGTTATATGCGGCTTGCCAGAGGGCATTAGCGACGAGATCGCCACGATACTCTGGATTAGGAATATAACCTGTTGGGGTCCAGTCTGCATAGAGTACGCGATGGGAAGTATTTGCTGTGAGTGCTGAAGTCGTATCGGGTGTGGTTGTATATTCTTCCCAATAAGGAGACCAAACCCCTTGATAGCCATAATGGAGATGATCATTGATGGCTTCAATATTTAAAGAAGCAACATCAATGACTTTTGTAGCGTTATCGCAAAGATATAGGAAAGGTACACGTGTAATCCCACGAGAGAGATTTACATCATCATAGGGACTATGGCCTTCTTCGTTTGTGAGTATCAGGTCGCCAGAAACAGTGATGGATGCGAGGGTATTTTCTTGAAAAGTATTTCCTGTTGCGGATGGGTAGATCCACAATTTTGCTGTTTCTGCTTTACTTGTAATTAATTGAGGGAGAATTAATCCAAGATTAGTTAATTGAAGAGTGGAATTTTTATTATTGTCCTTTTCTCTTGTTGTTAGTGTCCCTCCCGATCCTAAACAAACCAGGCCTCCAGTTTGTATAAATTTATAAGTGGCAAGCCCCGCATCATTTTCAATGGCTAATACACCGTTTTTAAGTTCGATGGTGTTTTTGCATTTTGAGAATAGGTTATTCTCTGTCTTTAAGTGGCTATCGACAGTAGCTCCTGAAAAGATCACACAACCGTGATCCTCAACATCGGGATTGATGAGCATAGGATTTGTTGCGTTGTGATCATGTTCAATAGGATCATAAAAAAGGATATGTTGTCCTAATTTAGCTCCGACAACAAAATCAGCGTCGCTTGCTATGCAGACAGCATTCCTGTAGATTTTATTTGGGGATATGGATAGGTTGTTATTGAAAACAATATTTCCCTTATCTGCAGATAGTGTGAGGCTACAACCCCCGCCTGCTATCAGTATAGCGCCTCCCTCCTGAGCAGAGTTATTTGTGAAGAAAATATCGTTATTATTGTAAATCGTGCATACCGCGCCTTTAATAGCTCCTCCTCGATATGAGGAAGAGTTATTGTGGAACGATATGATTCCTTTATTATTTGCTATAGCGGTATTTTTTGCATCGATAGCTCCACCATTACCATCGTGCATAGACATGGTTCTATTATTTTTAAAGATGAGGTTTCCCTGATTCTCTGAGAATAGACATGTAGTATTTACAGAGAGAGCCCCGCCACTTTTGGATTGATTGTTGTTGAATACGATATCTCCTAAGTTGTTGATGCAGTTGAAGTCTTGGGCTCGTAAGGCTCCTCCTTGACTATCAACAGCTAAGGTTGCGTTGTCGCAAAAAATACAAGAGGACTTATTGCCGGATAAATCAAATCTCTCTCCTGACATGATCGCGCCACCTTTTGAATAGGCGGCGTTTCTAAGGAAATATATCGGAGCGTTATTATTTTTGATATCGAGAAATCGGGAGTTTATAGTGCCGCCATCAAGTGAACGATTTTGGTCAAGTGCTGTGCTGCGCGCGAGATTATTTGAGAAAACAATCACTTGATTGCTATTGGAAATCTCTAAATCACGATTAGTGTAGATTCCCGTTCCTGAACGTGGTGATATATTGCCTATCAGGATAATGTGACCTTGCGTATCTTGAATGTATAAGTTACTACATTTTACACTTGCTCCTTCTGAATCAGTAGTCATTTGGGAAATAGCAAATATATCTTCGTAATTCTTTAGTGATAACGATTCTGAAGATTGCGTTTGTCCTGTCAAGTTAGTTTTCTGTAAGAGAAACTCTAGAGATTGAGGGATGTAGAGGGAATTCTCAGAAGGTAGGGGAGCCAGAAGAACTACTTCTCTAGCATCTATATTATAAAAATAGGCTAAGGATATTGAGAAAATAAGATTGTAAATAAACTTATGTTTCATGTGAGTTTTCTCAATTTATAATTTTATTAAAATACCACGCGACTTCCAGCATTTATATAATGAGACGTTGTAGATGAAGAGAGGTCCAGATGGTAGTTCAAGAAAGCAACTATATTATGAAATAGATAAGCAGAGTTTCTTCCTTCAACGTGTAAATTATGTCGTGCTACAGCAGTTCCCGAAGATATCCAAGATCCATTGCTTGCCAGCAGTGTTATTAGGACTTTGGGTTTTTGTTCATACACTAAAGGTTGGTAGGCAAGTTCGAATTCCCAGACACTGGGTACGTAGGAGTCTGCATGCCAAGAAGCCAGAATTCCTACGGGCAAGGTGAGAGAAACCAACGGATGTTGGTTAGAGAATTTTCTAGAAAAATCTCCAGTTTCATTGATTTGCGTTTGTTTTGCCCGTACCCCAGCCAATTGAATGAAGGGTGTAACGTGGTGATTCAAAAGAGGAAGTTTTGTATAACAGCCTATACGTGCGCTTAGGACATGGTCGCTAAATTGTGTTTCTGATGTTTTATTTTGTGCATAAAAACTTTGCATATGATGGTCCCCATAACCATAGCCTAAGGAGGCTGTAGTTATAAGATAGTCGTTAAACTGGGGTGTTTGCAAAGTTGCACCTAACAGGTAGCTATGTGAGCTAACTTTATTGTTAGATGTATGTTCTTTTATTTTCCCAATGAGTTGTGAGAATGTGAGTAAGAACTTGTGCTGAGTTTTTGAGGAGAAAAGACATTCTCCGCCATAGCCTAAAGATCGTGAAGAAAATCCTAAAATTTCATTTTGATTTCTTTGACGGGTATGTGATGCTAATCCGTTACCCTCTAGGTAAAAAGACGTAGAGTCGTTTATCAATGCTGGGTAAAAAGCCATGGCATTGCGAGCAGTTTGTCTGAGGGTATTGGCAACAAGGTCTCCACGATGTTGAGGGTTGACTACATAGCCTGTAGGCGTCCAGTTAGCATAAAGGTAGCGATGTTTTGAGTTTGTTGTCTCTAACGATGAGGTTATCGAAGGTGAGGAGACCTCTTCCCAATAAGGAGTCCAAATGCCTTGATGGCCATAATGCTTATGCGCATTTATTGCCTGAACATCGAAATCATCAATGGTTACAGAGTTATTTGCTGGTTCAGAGAGGTGTAAGAGGGGAATTCTATCTATGGGTTGGGAAAGGTCTACACTATCATAGGGATCGCTATAATTTTTATTCCATAAAGATAGGGATCCCGATATCGAAATCCTTGCGTCAGTATTTTCAGTATAGTTGCCTCCGGAGCCTCCTGGGTAAATCCAAACAGTAGGTGGGCTACTATCAGGTTTTAAAATGTCTGTAAGGAGAATGGCAACATTTTTTAATTGTAAGTTACTGTCTTTTTGCGAACTGCTGTTTTCTTGGGTTTGCATGATCGCACGACTTCCTAAACAGAGATGCGTATTATCTTCGGGAGTGAATTTATATAGCCATAGTATAGCGCCATCTTCTACAGAGACAATGCCGTGTTTAATTGTGAGTTCACCCTTATAGCTAATTTGAAGATTTTTGATGCTCTGATTAGCTAGCTTTAATTGAGTGCTCGCTGCTGAGAATACTACCGCTCCTGTATGTTTATCTTCAGGATTAATGATAAAAGAGGATAGACCGCCAGTGTTCATTCTATCAAAGAGATAGATATGTTGGTTGCTGGAAGCCCCTAAAGATAGGGAGTGGTTCGAGCTGAAATGCATAGCGGATCTCCAAACCCCCATTCTATCTATCGCAATATTGTTATCAAAAATTACATCGCCATAATCTGCAGATATGGTGGTAGTTCCGTTATTTGTTTGTCCATAACATGCAGCTCCCCAGCAAGAAGTATTATTTAGAAAGTAGACAGGCCCGTTATTTTGGATAGTGAGGTGTTGATAGGAGAGAGCGCCTCCAGCATGAGCCGAGGAGTTTCCAGAAAATAGCACAGGTTGTTTATTGTTTTCGATGACAATAGTTGGGCTATTAATTGCTCCCCCATTTCCTTGGTTACTGGTGTTAGAAGCAACATTATGAGAAAAGGTGATAGGCGCCTGATTATCAACAATTCTTGTCGAGGTTGTAGAACAAATCGCCCCGCCTTTTCCAGATTTATTCTCACTAAATGTAATTTTTCCACGATTGCGGGCAAATTCACAAGAGACTGCAGAAATCGCTCCTCCAAAGCTGTCTGCATTGGTAGTTCTATTATTATCGAAGTGTATGGATGCAGAATTATTAAAGAACCTGCACATTTCCGTAGAGGCAATGGCTCCTCCTTTTACTTTAGTTAAATTGGAGGAAAAAAGTGTCTCTTTGTTAAGGGAAGCTTCAAAATTTTTCGCTTGTATAGCACCGCCAGTACCACTAGAGCTATTTGTTTGATTGAGAGTGGTGTTTTGATAAAAAATGATACGAGAGTTTTTTGATAGGATTACGCTTTCAGCAGAATAGATTGCTCCACCACACAAGGTTGATTTGTTATCTCCAAAGAAAATAGGTTGGGTATTGTTTATAAGACTACAAGAGCGACAATTGATCACACCGCCATCGGTTGTATTCAATTTGCATATAAACATTTTAGGTTGCTTATCGTTGGCGATAACAATATTTTGAGCGGCGTTGTGCAGTAATCCGTAGTTCTTCTCGAAATCATCTTGATTTACGCGTGTTAATGGAAAATCAAGAGCAGAAAGTAGCTTAGAGATCTCTTCAGGGATTTTAATGTCTTCACTATAGATAATGCTTTGAACACAAGCAGATAGGATCAGAGAGCAGAGAAGAGACCTAGGGAACATATTTAAAAAATGTAGTTGTGATATGATTTTTTCCCCTATAAAGGACTTCTTCTATCTTTGTCTAGAAGTTATAGACGCTGATCTTTAAGAGTGCGTGATAAATGAAAAAGGTTTGTTTTGAATAAAACAAACCTTTTAGGGTGATGTATTTTAAAGAGTTAAAAATACACTGCGAGATTGAGAACCTCCTAAAACCTATCTTAGTGATTTTAGAAAGAGAGTTTTCCTCCAGCGAGCAGGTAATGGCTGCGTGTAGATGAGGATAAATCACATTGATAGTCTACATGCATGTTGAGATATTTGAGTACTTGTGTTTCGTTTCTAAGATTTACAGAAACAGCACGGCGGCTCACATTTGTAGGGGTAGAAACCCAAGTTCCATCATCTGCAACTAATTTGGAACTTACTACAGGGAGTTGACGTTGAGTTGAAGGCTTATAGGCAACTTCTAATTCCCAAATTGATGGGAAACGTCCGTGAAAAGCTAACTGACTATGCAATCCGAAAGGCAGGCTAGTATCAAGAAACTCATCGAATTTTGGAGAGCCTGAGAAAGTGCGTACACGAGCGCCTTGTTCTGTGAATGGATCATGTCTTGAAAGAACAGCCTGAAGGCGGAAAAATGGCATGACAGTTAGACGATCATTTTTAATAGCTTTTAAGGGGAAGTAAAAGGAAAGAGCACTTCCTATTGTTTGACTTTCGAATGAAGCACAGCAAGCTCCTAAAAGTTTGCGGTGCGTATGGTTTAAATAATGCAAACCACGAGAATAGAGACCGTTTCCTGCTAGGATAAATTTCCCTTTAAAGAGATGGACTTCCCAGTAACTTCCGAAGGATAGGTAATCTGATGCTACTTCGTCATGACCGATATTGGCCTTAGCATTGGTTTTTTGCGAAGCAAACTTAAAACCAAGTTTATAAAAGGAAGGCGACCCGACAGAGAGCTCTGTGTAGTATCCCGCACCATCCATATGGAAGCCTGCTTTCTCGGCCATATTTTTTTGATAAAGGCAGAGGCCTAAAGCACCACCTTCAATATCAAAATAGAAAGAGTTATTATTTAAAGAGTCCAAACATACTCTAGATATATTCATTCCAGATGTTGTAGCGTAGGCAGATTGCCAAAAGATATTCGCTACAAAATCACCTTTGCGATCTGTCTTAGTTTCAGGTTTTTCTGTCTGAGTTTCGACTTTTATATCGGCTTGAGTATCGATTTTTGTATCGGTTTCTTTAGTTGTTGGATGTGTCGTTATTGGAGTTGCATCATCAGCATATACATTGCCAAATAATGCAAGAGTAAGACTTACAGAGGTTAAGTATTTCGTTAATTTAGATCCCATATCATTCTCTCGGTACTTATGTAGATTATGAACATAACCCCCGTAGTATTTCGAGTTTCGTATAATCAGGATGGGGGATTTATCTAAACAATCTACAGATAATCCAACATTTTGGGAATACATAGATTATATTTTATTCATTATTGAATGCGTTTTTATTTTATGAAATAGATCACTATGTTGTTTTGAAATTTTAGAAGATAATAACTTTTACAATTGTTTGGATCTTTGTTCAGAGGCTGCTGAGGGTGTTTATTTTGCTAGCAATAGGTTGGAGGAAAATAGCCAGTTTTTCTGATATTTTTAGTAGCTTATAAATGAAAAAAGTAGCGAATGGAGAAGAAAAAAAAGAGAGAGAAATTTCCCTAGGGCAAAGAAAATTTCTCTCAACAGGCGTTTAAAATCTCCCTTGCAATCCTGTCGTTATGCGATGGCTTGCGTAGGATCTTTTTGAATCAAATACATAATCAACGAACCCTGTAGCATGTCGTGAGAGTTCTACACTGTCATGCACTTGTAGGTAGAATCCATGACGAGGGATTTGTGCTCCTGTGATAGGAGTTTTTTCTCCGTTTGCTAAGATCGTGACTACGTTATGAGGGTTTACTCTATAAACATCAGGTTTATAGGCAAGTTTCAATGTAAGCATTGAAGGTGCCTTTTTAAATGGTGTGCCCCATTCAGAAGTAAATCCTATAGGTAGAGTAATGTTATGTCCTCGGCCTCTAGAAAAACCACGTGGTAGCGCACCTTGTTCAGAAAAGGCATTTTGCCATCCACCCATAAACTCTGCAGATATAAATCCTGACAGCTCAAGATCATGGGCAATGTTACGTGTAAGCATGCACCATGTTAAGAACGGATGTTCTACAGATACGGAAGCATAGTAGGTATTGTTATGCCAACGTCCTTTCGACTGTCGCGTTTTTTGCGTGATAGCGTTTAGGTAATTTGTTTTCATACGGTTTACTGCATAACCGTAGGAGGCTTCCCAGGAGATGTTCGTTACAGTATTTTCTGTAGCAATAGGGAATTTCCCGAAGAAAGCAACTAAGCTGATTTGCTCTGTGCTTTGTGCATCGTAAGGTTTGCTCTCTACTTGTCCGTATAGCTGACCGAAAGCTAAGCCTACAGAAGCATCATCAGGATAATGGATACCAAGAGAGGCTTGATAACCTCCGAATTGCCCTTTAAATCCTTCATGAGTCTTTTTCATAGGATGACGGACATAACTGCCGAGAGCTTTTGCAGAAATAAGAACTCCTTCTTGTTCAGAAAGGAAAGTTTCTTCTAACGCTTCTGCAAAAGTCTGCGTTGCTAAGAAGGAGGTCCATAGGGTGTTGGATACGAGTTCTCCGCGACGTTCAGGAGCTAAAACATAGGGAGCACGATACGCAGGATCTGGTCTCCATGCAACATAGAGAGTACGGTTATTTGTTCCTGAAGGGATCCCTCCGTTAGGTGTAGGAGCTAATAGGGGTATTGTCCATGTGGAAGACCATACGCCTTGATAGCCGTAATGTTTGGAGACAGCAAGATCACCAGTAGTAAAGCTAGTTGTCGTTGGATTACCATTATTACTGGTGAAAGTCGCTATAGGAATAGATAGTGCATTCACCAATAGGGGATTATCATAGAGCTCTTCATTATCCTCAGAAACAAGATCTAAAGGACCTTCTAATGTAATCGTCTTAGTATTAGTCGTTGTGACAGTAGCTGTAGCGTAATTGGGATTTAGGTAAGACTTAACATCAAAACCTAATTTTTTAATGACGAAGTTTTCTGAAGGAGGCTGATTGTTTGTAGTTGTTAGCATCCCAATAGCGGCTCCGGAACCTAAAGTTAGCCTTCCGGTCTCTGCAGTCAAGCCAAGAACATTGACTTTGGCTTTATTGGTGACAACAAGCTGACCATCTTCAATAACAACTTTTCCAAATAGGGAAGTTGTGGAGTTATCAGGATTTAACTGTTCTGATATGGATAGCGTCTCTGATGTGAATTTTACTGATCCAGAACATCCCGAAGAATTGATCGTGATGGTATCTAAAGTTGTAACAGTTGTAGGACCTGGGTTTGCAATAGGATCATGGAAGATAATGCTCGATAATCCCGTAGCGTTTAGGGAAGTGATTTTACCATCGCCTTCAATTTGGATAGCATTACGTGTTCCTGGGCGGCTATCGAGCATATTGCCGACAAACACCATATCTCCAGAACTTGTGGATAAGCTTAACGTTGAATCTGGGCCTGCTGTAGTATCTCCAACAGTAGAGGCAACGTAAATCGCTCCACCTTTTTCAGCTCTGTTGCTGACGAATATGGTAGGGCCATGAGCATTTATTGTGAGAGCTTTTGCGCAAATTGCTCCGCCATATCTTGTGGCAGCATTTTTATTGAAATATGTAGGAGCATGCGTTGCAAGATCGCATGTTGTTGTATAAATTGCCCCGCCGTCTTGTTCAGCAAGGTTATAACTTATATTGCAAATGCCAGAATTATTAGCGAAGGTTACCGACTTTGTGGGTGCGCAAATTGCGCCTCCACAACCTGCAGCGATAACTACATTAGGATTGGGAGTAGTTGTTAGCAATCCATTTGCTGCGGTGTTTCCTTCTAGGGTAATGCGCCCTGAGTTATTCTTAATGCTGATCGTTCCGTCATAAATAGCGCCTCCACCGCAAGCAGCAAAGTTTTGACAGAAAGAGATCGCTGCAGCGTTGTTTTCAATAGTACATGTAGCATCTGTTTTATTGAGGAGGGCAGCTCCGAAGTTTGCCGAGTTGCTATTGAAGGAGATGTTATCTCGAATTTTCGTAATGTTTAAGTTAGTTTCTGTATGAATAGCAGAACCGCAAAAACAGTTTACTGTAGTTGAGGCAGTAGGTGTAGTCACGCTAGTGACTACAGGAGTATAGGGAGCTCTGTTATTTGTAATTACCAGGGATTTTGAGGAAGTAATTGCGATATTTTTCCCTGAGATAAGACCATTCTTTCCTGTAGAGATGTTTTCATTAAGAACAAGCTTAGAAAGATCTGTTAATTTCAGACTATCTACAGCAGAGATTAACGCTGCCCCTTCTTTTACAGGAGCATGACTTTGCACAAAGATTAACGAGCGATTTCTTCCAAATACCGTGAAGTTTGTGCTCGATCCTAAGAAAGATGTGGGGAACTTTGCTCCGTAGGTATCTTCAAAGAAACAATTCGAAGTCAGGTAGAAAGCTTCTCCTATATCATATAAAGGAGGCTTAAGCTTCGCTTGATTTATGGTTTGGGCAGAAACCCCCGAGCTGCATAAGCAAGCCAAAAAGCAAAAAGAAGAAGATCTTAAAGAAAGAGGCATGCCTCAACCCTATCGTTAGTAGTATTTAGAATCGAATTTTACTTCCTACATTTATATTGTAGTTGCGTGAGGAGCTACGTAATTCGCAACTACCATGGCTAAAGATCTCAATATTACTGAGCACAGCTGTATGTGTGGATCCTTGCATCAATAAACCATGTCTATTTAGATTAGTTGCTGGCGTTTTCCAACGGACTCCATTTGCGAGCAATAAAGTGTTACATCCTGGATTCCTTCGCCATACATCGGGAATGTAGGATATAGCTAGGCTGTAAAAATCCGGATGGGAGTGGGAACGCCTATCAATTTTAAATCCAACAGGAACCGCTAAGTTAATCAAACGAGAAGAACAGAAGGAGCGTGCTTCTGCAAGTTTTTCTTTAAACGATCCATGCTCAGCATAGCCAAGCTGAACATTCATAAAAGGAATGATTTGATTTAGATGTAATTTAGTAATTTGTAAAACAATAGGTAAGCTTCCGCCTATTTCTCCTAACCAGCAGTTATTATCCCAATTGCCATCTTTTTCAGGAATGAAGGTATAGCGTGTTTTCATATCCTCGTTAGTATGGCTGTAGTTAATTCTTGCAGCGAAGGATGAGAATATCGTGTTGCTTAACTGACGTTTTACCGATAGGTAAGCGCTACCTGCTATAGCTTGTGATTTTGCTGAGGAGACAACATAGTCTTTAGACTTAGCAAATATCTGGGAGAAGGCCACTCCAAATACAGAATCCGTTACTGTTTGTGAATTGGCTCCAATAACATAACCACCGCTAATACGACGGAAACCATGGGATACGCTATTGCGATCATGGTGGAAGATATTGGAA
The Chlamydia caviae GPIC genome window above contains:
- a CDS encoding polymorphic outer membrane protein middle domain-containing protein, with product MKHKFIYNLIFSISLAYFYNIDAREVVLLAPLPSENSLYIPQSLEFLLQKTNLTGQTQSSESLSLKNYEDIFAISQMTTDSEGASVKCSNLYIQDTQGHIILIGNISPRSGTGIYTNRDLEISNSNQVIVFSNNLARSTALDQNRSLDGGTINSRFLDIKNNNAPIYFLRNAAYSKGGAIMSGERFDLSGNKSSCIFCDNATLAVDSQGGALRAQDFNCINNLGDIVFNNNQSKSGGALSVNTTCLFSENQGNLIFKNNRTMSMHDGNGGAIDAKNTAIANNKGIISFHNNSSSYRGGAIKGAVCTIYNNNDIFFTNNSAQEGGAILIAGGGCSLTLSADKGNIVFNNNLSISPNKIYRNAVCIASDADFVVGAKLGQHILFYDPIEHDHNATNPMLINPDVEDHGCVIFSGATVDSHLKTENNLFSKCKNTIELKNGVLAIENDAGLATYKFIQTGGLVCLGSGGTLTTREKDNNKNSTLQLTNLGLILPQLITSKAETAKLWIYPSATGNTFQENTLASITVSGDLILTNEEGHSPYDDVNLSRGITRVPFLYLCDNATKVIDVASLNIEAINDHLHYGYQGVWSPYWEEYTTTPDTTSALTANTSHRVLYADWTPTGYIPNPEYRGDLVANALWQAAYNTITGLHGFTPPPNRSSLEVAGGGSGAYVSQKTRNAKPGFELFSKGYATQASRSTETNRSFALSFSQFYSEIKESESKDKVSANCYFAGAQLQIPWFYENLLTSASLGYAYSQNHVKTKNQTTNALSEGDFHSHTLGSELRCMFRERAILNLQFRPFIKTLWVRSTQGSFTETGKNSRNFKTKDPLINMTLPLGIYGYAEHEVYLKTSWEMQLAYTPTIYRQKPKINTTRIVSNGSWITSGTPVNRHAFSISIKNTTSLNRMSLSINYHGDFSKSTLCNFLNITGEIKF
- a CDS encoding polymorphic outer membrane protein middle domain-containing protein encodes the protein MFPRSLLCSLILSACVQSIIYSEDIKIPEEISKLLSALDFPLTRVNQDDFEKNYGLLHNAAQNIVIANDKQPKMFICKLNTTDGGVINCRSCSLINNTQPIFFGDNKSTLCGGAIYSAESVILSKNSRIIFYQNTTLNQTNSSSGTGGAIQAKNFEASLNKETLFSSNLTKVKGGAIASTEMCRFFNNSASIHFDNNRTTNADSFGGAISAVSCEFARNRGKITFSENKSGKGGAICSTTSTRIVDNQAPITFSHNVASNTSNQGNGGAINSPTIVIENNKQPVLFSGNSSAHAGGALSYQHLTIQNNGPVYFLNNTSCWGAACYGQTNNGTTTISADYGDVIFDNNIAIDRMGVWRSAMHFSSNHSLSLGASSNQHIYLFDRMNTGGLSSFIINPEDKHTGAVVFSAASTQLKLANQSIKNLQISYKGELTIKHGIVSVEDGAILWLYKFTPEDNTHLCLGSRAIMQTQENSSSQKDSNLQLKNVAILLTDILKPDSSPPTVWIYPGGSGGNYTENTDARISISGSLSLWNKNYSDPYDSVDLSQPIDRIPLLHLSEPANNSVTIDDFDVQAINAHKHYGHQGIWTPYWEEVSSPSITSSLETTNSKHRYLYANWTPTGYVVNPQHRGDLVANTLRQTARNAMAFYPALINDSTSFYLEGNGLASHTRQRNQNEILGFSSRSLGYGGECLFSSKTQHKFLLTFSQLIGKIKEHTSNNKVSSHSYLLGATLQTPQFNDYLITTASLGYGYGDHHMQSFYAQNKTSETQFSDHVLSARIGCYTKLPLLNHHVTPFIQLAGVRAKQTQINETGDFSRKFSNQHPLVSLTLPVGILASWHADSYVPSVWEFELAYQPLVYEQKPKVLITLLASNGSWISSGTAVARHNLHVEGRNSAYLFHNIVAFLNYHLDLSSSTTSHYINAGSRVVF
- a CDS encoding autotransporter outer membrane beta-barrel domain-containing protein codes for the protein MGSKLTKYLTSVSLTLALFGNVYADDATPITTHPTTKETDTKIDTQADIKVETQTEKPETKTDRKGDFVANIFWQSAYATTSGMNISRVCLDSLNNNSFYFDIEGGALGLCLYQKNMAEKAGFHMDGAGYYTELSVGSPSFYKLGFKFASQKTNAKANIGHDEVASDYLSFGSYWEVHLFKGKFILAGNGLYSRGLHYLNHTHRKLLGACCASFESQTIGSALSFYFPLKAIKNDRLTVMPFFRLQAVLSRHDPFTEQGARVRTFSGSPKFDEFLDTSLPFGLHSQLAFHGRFPSIWELEVAYKPSTQRQLPVVSSKLVADDGTWVSTPTNVSRRAVSVNLRNETQVLKYLNMHVDYQCDLSSSTRSHYLLAGGKLSF
- a CDS encoding polymorphic outer membrane protein middle domain-containing protein; its protein translation is MPLSLRSSSFCFLACLCSSGVSAQTINQAKLKPPLYDIGEAFYLTSNCFFEDTYGAKFPTSFLGSSTNFTVFGRNRSLIFVQSHAPVKEGAALISAVDSLKLTDLSKLVLNENISTGKNGLISGKNIAITSSKSLVITNNRAPYTPVVTSVTTPTASTTVNCFCGSAIHTETNLNITKIRDNISFNSNSANFGAALLNKTDATCTIENNAAAISFCQNFAACGGGAIYDGTISIKNNSGRITLEGNTAANGLLTTTPNPNVVIAAGCGGAICAPTKSVTFANNSGICNISYNLAEQDGGAIYTTTCDLATHAPTYFNKNAATRYGGAICAKALTINAHGPTIFVSNRAEKGGAIYVASTVGDTTAGPDSTLSLSTSSGDMVFVGNMLDSRPGTRNAIQIEGDGKITSLNATGLSSIIFHDPIANPGPTTVTTLDTITINSSGCSGSVKFTSETLSISEQLNPDNSTTSLFGKVVIEDGQLVVTNKAKVNVLGLTAETGRLTLGSGAAIGMLTTTNNQPPSENFVIKKLGFDVKSYLNPNYATATVTTTNTKTITLEGPLDLVSEDNEELYDNPLLVNALSIPIATFTSNNGNPTTTSFTTGDLAVSKHYGYQGVWSSTWTIPLLAPTPNGGIPSGTNNRTLYVAWRPDPAYRAPYVLAPERRGELVSNTLWTSFLATQTFAEALEETFLSEQEGVLISAKALGSYVRHPMKKTHEGFKGQFGGYQASLGIHYPDDASVGLAFGQLYGQVESKPYDAQSTEQISLVAFFGKFPIATENTVTNISWEASYGYAVNRMKTNYLNAITQKTRQSKGRWHNNTYYASVSVEHPFLTWCMLTRNIAHDLELSGFISAEFMGGWQNAFSEQGALPRGFSRGRGHNITLPIGFTSEWGTPFKKAPSMLTLKLAYKPDVYRVNPHNVVTILANGEKTPITGAQIPRHGFYLQVHDSVELSRHATGFVDYVFDSKRSYASHRITTGLQGRF